In the Lysinibacillus sp. PLM2 genome, one interval contains:
- the yozC gene encoding hypothetical protein: protein MLNLKWKDAPTIRKVKCVNTNAEKYLVSNVLTVGKEYEVKNETEEFIFVIDNTGKVGGYYKDYFESVE from the coding sequence ATGTTAAATTTAAAATGGAAAGATGCACCAACAATTCGTAAAGTGAAATGTGTAAATACTAATGCTGAAAAATATTTAGTATCTAATGTACTGACTGTTGGTAAAGAATATGAAGTGAAAAATGAGACAGAAGAATTTATTTTTGTTATAGATAATACTGGTAAAGTCGGCGGCTATTATAAAGATTACTTTGAATCTGTTGAATAA
- a CDS encoding 5-bromo-4-chloroindolyl phosphate hydrolysis protein — translation MLGVMNFVTRHAFNFLISITAFILLVVNFDLGIILVPIITIFSYFVSNSIIKFIQKSKKSKELGLSRSELKHIETQLKQAKGHIFSLTQQYIRVRSISSFKILNEMTKLSRRIVNIVQTSPQKFYSVQDFFYSHLPSAVELTSKYTLLTQQQLKDMEIHLALEDTRKTLKDLHETLENDLKLALESDLLNLKMELDYAKLENDKNRNQKTFRGDNL, via the coding sequence ATGCTTGGAGTAATGAACTTCGTCACTAGACATGCATTCAACTTCTTAATCAGCATAACTGCTTTTATATTATTAGTAGTAAATTTCGACTTAGGAATAATACTGGTACCTATCATTACAATCTTCTCTTATTTTGTAAGCAACAGTATCATTAAATTTATTCAAAAGTCAAAAAAAAGCAAAGAACTTGGTTTATCACGTTCTGAGCTTAAACATATTGAAACTCAATTAAAACAAGCAAAAGGCCATATTTTTTCATTAACACAACAATATATAAGAGTACGTTCAATAAGCTCTTTTAAAATTTTAAACGAAATGACTAAGCTTTCAAGAAGAATAGTAAACATTGTACAAACTTCCCCTCAAAAATTTTACTCTGTACAAGACTTTTTCTATTCTCACTTACCTTCCGCCGTTGAACTAACAAGTAAATATACTTTGTTAACTCAACAGCAGCTAAAAGACATGGAAATTCATCTTGCGCTTGAAGATACACGTAAAACATTAAAGGATTTGCATGAAACCTTAGAAAATGATTTGAAATTGGCTTTAGAATCCGATCTTTTAAATTTAAAAATGGAATTAGATTATGCAAAACTTGAAAATGATAAAAATCGTAACCAAAAGACATTTAGAGGTGACAATCTATGA
- the cspA gene encoding cold shock protein CspA, which yields MKQGTVKWFNSEKGFGFIEVEGENDVFVHFSAIQGEGFKTLDEGQKVEFEVVDGNRGPQAANVVKL from the coding sequence ATGAAACAAGGTACAGTAAAATGGTTTAACTCAGAAAAAGGTTTTGGATTCATCGAAGTTGAAGGTGAAAACGACGTATTCGTACACTTCTCAGCTATCCAAGGTGAAGGTTTCAAAACTCTTGACGAAGGTCAAAAAGTGGAATTCGAAGTTGTAGATGGCAACCGTGGACCACAAGCTGCTAACGTTGTAAAACTTTAA